The genome window AATTAATGTGATTAATACAGGAGATCGACCAATACAAGTTGGTTCTCATTTCCACTTTTTCGAAGTAAATAAAGCGATGCTTTTTGATCGTGAAGCTGCTTTCGGAAAACGATTAAACATTATTTCAAGTACAGCTATTCGTTTTGAGCCAGGAGAAGAAAAAGAAGTTGAATTAGTAGAAATCGCTGGTGACAAAAAAATGTACGGATTCAGCAATTTGGTTCAAGGTTCTATAGAATCAGACGAGCAAAAACAACAAGCATTAGAGAATATGAAATCTCACAATTTTAAAAGTCTTTAAAATGAGTTTAGAAGTAGACAGAAAACAATACGCCAATATTTTAGGCCCTACAACGGGAGATAAAGTACGTTTAGGAGATACAAATCTTATTATCGAAATTGAAAAAGATTTTGGACATTATGGTGATGAATCAATTTTTGGAGGAGGAAAAACTGTACGTGATGGTATGGGACAAAACTCTACAAAATTGCGTGCAGAAGGTGTTTTAGACCTTTGTATTACTCGTGCAATTATTATTGATCACTGGGGAATTGTAAAAGCAGATATCGGTATCAAAGATGGTAAAATCGTTGGTATTGGTAAAGCTGGTAACCCAGATACAATGGACGGAATTACCGAAGGAATGATTATCGGAGCTTCGACTGAAGTACACAATGGAGCTGGAATGATTGTGACAGCTGGTGGTATCGATACACACATTCATTACATTTCTCCACAACAAATTAATACTTCTTTATTCAGTGGTATTACAACAATGATTGGTGGAGGTACAGGACCTAATGATGGTTCTAATGCAACAACGGTTACGCCAGGAAAATTCAATATTCAAAAAATGATGGAAGCGACTGAGTCTTTTCCAATGAACTTTGGATTCTTCGGAAAAGGAAACTGTGCAACTGTTGAGCCAATCGAAGAGCAAATAGAAGCTGGAGCTTTAGGAGTAAAAATTCACGAAGACTGGGGTGCAACACCATCTACAATTGATGCAGCATTGAAAGTTGCAGATAAATATGATGTACAAGTTGCGATCCACACTGATACATTAAACGAAGGTGGTTTCTTAGAAGATACAATGGAAGCGATCAATGGTCGTGTTATTCATACATTCCATACAGAAGGAGCTGGTGGAGGTCACGCGCCAGATATCATCAAATCTGCGATGTATCCAAATGTATTACCAGCATCTACAAATCCAACTCGTCCTTATTCAGTTAACACAATTGATGAGCACTTGGATATGTTAATGGTTTGTCACCATTTGAGTAAAAATATCCCTGAAGATGTAGCATTCGCTGATTCTCGTATTCGTCCAGAAACAATTGCTGCCGAAGATATTTTACATGATATGGGTGTTTTCAGTATCATGAGTTCAGATTCTCAAGCAATGGGACGTCCAGGAGAGGTGATTTCAAGAACTTGGCAAACGGCAAGTAAAATGAAAGATCAACGTGGAGAAATTGCAGAAGATAAAGGTCATGACAATGATAACTTCCGTGCAAAACGTTACATCGCAAAATATACAATCAATCCTGCAATAGCACACGGAATCTCAGATTATATCGGATCTGTCGAGGTTGGTAAAATTGCCGATTTAGTAATCTGGAAACCTGCCATGTTTGGTGTTAAACCAGAAATGATCTTGAAAGGAGGATTTATCGCAGGTAGTAAAATGGGAGATCCAAACGGATCTATTCCAACTCCACAACCAGTTATTTATAGAAATATGTTTGGTTCTTTCGGTAAAGCAGTTCAGAAAACGAATATCACATTCGTTTCTCAGGCTTCTATTGATAACGGAACAATTGACAGTTATAATTTGAACAGAGTTTTCTTACCTGTTAAAAACTGTAGAAATATTGGTAAAAAAGATTTGATTCACAACGATAAAACACCAAATATTGAAGTGAATGCAGAAAATTATAAAGTATATGTTGACGGAGAATATATTACATGCGAACCATCGGAAGTTGTTCCTTTAGCTCAATTGTATTATTTATTCTAATCATTAAAAATAGGCTCAGACAACGTGCTGAGCCTTTTCAAATTTTTTAATGAAATAATAAAATCAGGTTTTTAAGTATAAATGATAAATTTTAATCAAATAGTTTTTTCAATTGCAGTAATTGGAATGTCATTGATTTCAGGGAAAATGAACGGGCAAATCTTAGGAGGAATGAGATTGAAAGACAATGATGAAGGTCCAAAAGGACAATTTTCACTATATGGTTCATTGGATTATTCTAAAGTTACGTCGCCATCTGGTCGTAGTAGTAACGTCTCAAGTGCTCCGATTGGTATAGGATATTTCTTTAATAATAATGATGCGATTGGGGTTAACTACGCATATACAGAAGATAATATCAATCATCAAGTTGTAAGCAAACAAAATGAAACAGGGATTTGGTATAGTCCGTCCTTGGCGCTTGGAAAATATTTTACGCTAATTGCGCATTTTGATGTGCATTATGTTTGGGGACAACAATTGTCTGAAACAACAGCATCTATGGAAAATTTTAATGGTTTTCGATTGAGAGGTTATCCTATGATTGGGATTGTTTTAGGCGGCGGCTGGGGATTGAAATTTAGATTTGCAGATTTTTCGCTGTTAGAAACAAAATCAAAAGAAGGTTGGACAAAAACATCTGTTGCTGGAGTTAATGGCTCTGCATTTGGAATGGGCGTATCTAAAAATATCGATTTTAGAAGAAAAAATTAAGCAAGATGATTATTAATGAGAGAATAGGAAGTGTTGCAGAACAATCAATTTTACAATCAATTGATTATTTGGATTTAGATTGGTACGAAACAACCAAGAGAATTCAACGCAAAAGAACAAGAGGTGGAAAGGATGTCGCGATCAAATTTTTGAAAGATAAACAACGTTTGCACGATGGAGATATTCTTTTTATAGATGACGAAACGGCAATTGTTGTGAATGTTTTAGAAACCAAAACGATTGTGCTTTCTCCTCAATCTATTCTCGAAATGAGCGCACTTTGCCACGAAATAGGAAACAAACATTTACCACTTTACAATGAAAATGATTTGTTGCTTATGCCTTTCGAATTGACCATTTTTCGCTGGTTAGAATCATCTGGCTACAATCCAAAAGTTCAAGATTTAAAACTCCTACATCTATTGAATGCCAATGTAGATCATCATCGCGAGACCAAAGTAGGAGGTTCAATGTCTACAAAAAATCTGAAAATAAAATTATCGTAAAAAGATAAAGAATGAAACAAGAATTTTTAGCAAGTTTATTACATATTTCTGATCCTACTTTACCGATTGGTGCTTATACGCATTCGAATGGATTAGAAACTTATATTCAGAATGGAATCGTTAATAACAAGCAAACGGCGCAAGAGTTTGTAGAAAATATGATGAAATATAATCTGAAATATAATGATGGTGCTTTTGTAAAATTAGCCTACGAAGCAACTCAAAATTCGGATTTGAATGAAATTTTGAAATTAGATGAAGAATGTTCTGCTCTAAAAGCGCCAAAAGAAATCAGACAAGCAAGTCAAAAATTAGGCTTGCGTTTAATCAAAATTTTCAAGCGTCGTGTAGAATCAGAATTTGTTGAGGAATACGAGCGAAACATCAAACAAAACATCGCTTATTCTAATTACGCGATTGTTTTCGGAATTTATACCAGTTTATTACAAATTCCACTTTACGAAGCATTGTTTGCTTTTTACTACACTTCGGCTTCTGGAATTGTAACAAACGCAGTGAAATTAGTGCCTTTGGGACAATTGGATGGACAAGATTTAATGTTCGATTTGTACGAAACAATTTCTCAAACAGCCAAAGAAACAATAGAATTAGATAGAGAATATGTAGGTTTATGCAACACATCGTTTGATATCAGATGTATGCAACACGAGCGCTTATATTCTCGCTTATACATGTCATAAATTTTATAAACAATATTCAAAATGGAAAATAGAAAATATATCAAAGTTGGAGTTTGTGGACCTGTAGGTTCTGGAAAAACAGCTTTATTAGAAAAATTAAGTCGAAAAATGTTTAGTGATTATAATTTAGGAGTGATCACAAACGATATTTTTTGTTCAGAAGATGCCAAATTTATGGCAAAAAATAGTCTTTTACCAGAAGATAGAATTATTGGTGTAGAGACTGGAGGTTGCCCTCATACAGCGATTCGTGAAGATGCAAGTATGAATTTGGAGGCGGTTGATGAATTAGCAGATCGTTTTCCTGATATCGAATTGATTTTAATCGAAAGTGGAGGAGATAATTTAGCTGCAACATATAGCCCAGATTTAGCTGATGTGACGATTTTTATTATTGATGTGGCAGAAGGAGAAAAAATTCCAAGAAAAGGAGGACCTGGTATCCAACGTTCAGATTTATTAATCATCAACAAAATAGATTTAGCACCACACGTAGGAGCAAGTTTAGAAGTGATGGAAAGCGATACAAAACGCATGAGAAATGGAGCTCCTTTCGTTTTCACAAACCTAAAAACAGAAGAAGGTTTGGACAGCGTTATTGGTTGGATTAAAAAATATGCACTTTTAGAAGAAATCGAAGAACCAAATCTTTTGAGATAAGATGGAATGTAGATTAGATATTGTTGCAGGATACAAGGAAGGTAAATCGTTCGTCAAAAATTTATACGTCGGTAAACCTTTCCGTGTTGTATCTGTTGGGCAACGAAAATTAGATAATAAATTATATCAAATGACGATGACTTCTTCGCCTGGAATTTTGAATGGCGACGAATATATTCTGAATATTGATGTAGAAGATAATGCTGCGTTACAGTTACAATCGCAATCATACCAACGATTGTTTAACATGGATGATGAAGCAACGCAAAAGTTAACGATTAATATCCACAACAATGCGTCGTTTGCTTATGTGCCATATCCAGTTGTTCCGCATGAAAACTCAAATTTCAAAAGTAGCGCTGCTATTACAATTGGAGAGAATAGTCAAATTATTATTAGTGAGATTATTACTTGCGGACGCAAACATTCGGGAGAAGTTTTTAAGTTAAAACGTTTTCAGAATTTGACAGAAATCTATCATCAAAACAAATTAGTAGTCAAAGATAATGTCTTAATTCAGCCTGATTTAATTCCGATTAGCAGTATTGGTATTTTAGAAAATTATACGCATCAAGGAAGTTTTATTTTCTTTAGTACAAAACCAGAAACGGATAAAGTTGCGTTGGTAGAAACATTATTGGAAATCGCAAAAAAACATACAAATGTAGAAATTGGGATTTCTGTTTTGGACGGAAATGGTTTCGTCATAAGAGCTCTAAGTCAAGGAGGAGAAGCAATGTATAATTATTTCTTGGTTGCCCAAGATTTACTTTGGGAATTATAGAAACAAATAAAAAATCATGGACAAAATTTTAACGAAAGTTCCATTTATAGATCAAGTTCTAAAAGGTTTAGGACAAATCATGTTGCAAGAAAACAGTAGTACAGGTTTATTGTTTTTGATTGGTATTTTCTTAGGAAGTATAGAAGGAGGAATTGGCGCAATTGTTTCGACAGCAGTTGGGACAATTACAGCAATCTTACTAAAATATAACAAAGAAGAAATCAACGCAGGTTTATATGGATTTAGTGCTGCTTTAGTTGGTGTGGCATTAACAATTATGTTCGACTCTACTTTTCTTATCTGGATTTTGTTGGTGGTTGCTTCTGCTTTAGCAGCGATTATTCAACATTTTTTTATCAAAAGAAATATTCCAGTTTTTACTTTACCATTTATTCTATTAACATGGTGTTTAATCTTCGGAATTCACCATTTTACAACAATAGGACCTGCAACTGCAGGAAATACTATAACTTTATTAGAAACAAACGATTTGTTTACATCAACAAATGGTTTCGGAGAAGTAATCTTTCAAGGTGGTCCAATGTCTGGTATCATCTTTTTTATTGCCGTTTTTATAGGTTCGCCCGCAGCAGCTTTGTACGGTTTGGCAGCTTCTATTTTTAGTGCAGAAATTTCAAATTTATTTGGAGAACCAGTAGAGCAAATTCATATGGGATTATTTGGTTTTAATGCTGTTTTAACAGCAATTGTATTTGCTGGAACTAAACGAATAGATGGTTTTTGGGTTTTATTAGGTGTTTTTATCACCGTTTTGATAGATGTTCTATTTGTTAAAATCAATATTTTCGCATCATTTGGAGGAGTTCTTACATTTCCTTTTGTTGTAGGAACTTGGTGCACATTATTTATAAAAAAATATACTGATCGATTTTTTGGAGTATAATGTAATTTGGCATAAAATTCGAAGAATAAAAACAGTTTCATTTTAAAAAGCATTGCGATGGAAATGATATCAAACTCACAATACAAAGAACTATTTCTAGCTCATCTAAGTACCCAAGTTTTAGGAAATAATGAGGATATACAGTTATATCGATTAGAATATTATCTAAAAGATATTTTAATGCCCGTTATTCCATATAGAACAACATTTAATTTTATCATGTTTGTCACGAAAGGAAGCATGAAACAATATTTAGAGAACAAAGAATATGAAGTAAACGAAAATGAAATAATTTTTATAAAACAAGGAACCATTACTGCAACAGTAGAAATGTCCGATGATATAGAAGGTTTCTTTTTGGCGTATGAAAATCATATTTTATCTGAACTAGAATTGCCAAAATATAAATCGAGTATTTTCTTGATGTCGCCTTATTTATCACTCGATGCGGTTACTTTTCAAACCATTCATCAATTATTGTTTTTAATGGAACAAGAAATTTTCTTGAATAGCCTTGAAATTAATGAGATTATTATCGCGATGTTACATGTTGTTTTATTAAAGTTACTTAATATCGATTACAAAAAGATTCCGAGTACAACTACGCGTCCAATGGAGCTTTCTCTGCAGTTTAAAGATTTACTTTTTAAACATCATATAGAAGAAAAGAAAGTCACTTTTTATGCAGATAAATTATTTGTAACAGAAAATTATCTCAACAAATGTGTGAAAGATATTACGCAAAAGAAGCCGAAACAATGGATTAACGAAACGGATATTAATTATAGCAAAGCATTATTGCATTCAAGTAAAAGAATTTCTGAAATTGCCTTTGAGCTTAATTTTCAGACCGCTTCACATTTCACTCAATTGTTCAAAAAAGTCGCAGGTATCACACCAAAAGAATACCGTGAACAAATCTGGAATTCTCAATGTACTAAAAATCCAGTTTTTTAAGAAAAATGATTTAGATGATTATTAGAAAAATCAAGTAATAATATAAAAAAAGAGTTAATCTAGATTAACTCTTTTTTTATATTATTTTGCTGTTTTAGCTTTTGTATCTTCTTTAATATTAATATTTTCATTTCTATCCAATTGTTTTGGAGCTTTAGGAGATGTAGCTTCAGGTTCCTCTACATTTTTCTTAGGATTACGCAATTTGTCCAACAAACGTTTTGCTTGCTTAGCTTCTTCAGTTCCGTCATAAGCAGTAATTACAATTTCCAAAGCTTGCTCAAAATCGCTATCTTTTCCAGTTTGTTTGATCGCATAAGCATTTAGTAAAGCAAATTTAGCAACGATAATTTCTGTCGGAAATTTCACAATTGCTTCTTGTACTTTTTTCTTTACGTCATCATATTTTTTATCTTGATACAATGCATAAGCAACTTTGTAAGCTTCTAAAGCTTCTTTTGTTTCAGCTGTAATGTATTCAACTTCTGGATTAAGAATATAACCTGCATAAATAGTATTTGGATACTTTGTTAGAATGATATTTTTGTATTCATCTTCTAATTTTTGATCACGATTTTTATAAATACGATACAATTGATAAGTTGCTTTTAATAACACATCATCAGATTTTGGAGGAGAAGCAACCAAGGCTTTCAACTCTTTTCCAGCTAGCTCAGCGTTATTGAAAATATCAAAATATCCAGTCCCTAAAGACAATTGCGTTGTATCTCTCACAACTTTCAAGTCATTCAGAGCTTTTTGAGAAGTCGGAATTTGATCTAAATAATAATCAAGTTCAAAACGTCTTGGATCACCAGCAGCTATTTGCCCTGTCAATTCATTTTGTTTATCCTCAATTGCAGTACTTATTGCATTCGAATTTCTCCAATTATCTTTTAAGGAAATTCCTCCCCAAATACGTTGGAATTCTTGCTGTCCAGTTGATTTTAAATTTTGATTATAGAAATAAAATTTTCCTTTATCAGCATTATTAAAACTCGTCGTGAAACTTGCCGTTTTATTCTCTAACTGAAAAGTTTCCATTTCTTTTTGCTCTTCTATAGCTTGCTTTTCTTCTTTCTTCTTTAATTTTTCGATATAATCAGTAAAGAATTTTGATTGATCTTCTTTTGGAAGAGCAGCAAGTTTTAGAATCGAATCATTTTTCTGAACTAAATAATGTTTCTCCATCAATTTTTTCAAAACATCATTTCGTTTCTGAATACGCGTTTGATCTTCTGGCAAATTATAACTCGTTTGTGCCGAATCATAATAAGCCGAAGCGTACACATAATCGTTTTGCTTGAACTTTATATCTCCATAATTTTCGAAAGCGCGCCCACGAATATAAGGATCAGACATTGGTTCTTTCAAACTCAATTTTGCATATTCTACAGCATCATCCATTTTGTCAGCTCGAAAAGCCATTTCAGAAATTCCGTAGTATAACTCGTTTTTCTTCGATGTATAAATTCCTTTATTCGCGATGTCTAACAAGTTTTGCTTATAATTTCCGTAATTATTAATTTTTGGATCAAAATTAGCAGCAATTGCCAATTGCGATTTGATTTCCATATCAAATCCAGGCTTCATTTTATAAACTTGCGTGAAAGCTTCACCAGCTTCTTGTTGTTTTCCTAATTTAGAAAAAACTTGACCTAATGTATAAAAT of Empedobacter falsenii contains these proteins:
- the ureG gene encoding urease accessory protein UreG encodes the protein MENRKYIKVGVCGPVGSGKTALLEKLSRKMFSDYNLGVITNDIFCSEDAKFMAKNSLLPEDRIIGVETGGCPHTAIREDASMNLEAVDELADRFPDIELILIESGGDNLAATYSPDLADVTIFIIDVAEGEKIPRKGGPGIQRSDLLIINKIDLAPHVGASLEVMESDTKRMRNGAPFVFTNLKTEEGLDSVIGWIKKYALLEEIEEPNLLR
- the ureB gene encoding urease subunit beta, which encodes MIPGEIFVKEGTIVCNEGRDTVKINVINTGDRPIQVGSHFHFFEVNKAMLFDREAAFGKRLNIISSTAIRFEPGEEKEVELVEIAGDKKMYGFSNLVQGSIESDEQKQQALENMKSHNFKSL
- a CDS encoding urea transporter — encoded protein: MDKILTKVPFIDQVLKGLGQIMLQENSSTGLLFLIGIFLGSIEGGIGAIVSTAVGTITAILLKYNKEEINAGLYGFSAALVGVALTIMFDSTFLIWILLVVASALAAIIQHFFIKRNIPVFTLPFILLTWCLIFGIHHFTTIGPATAGNTITLLETNDLFTSTNGFGEVIFQGGPMSGIIFFIAVFIGSPAAALYGLAASIFSAEISNLFGEPVEQIHMGLFGFNAVLTAIVFAGTKRIDGFWVLLGVFITVLIDVLFVKINIFASFGGVLTFPFVVGTWCTLFIKKYTDRFFGV
- a CDS encoding helix-turn-helix domain-containing protein, coding for MEMISNSQYKELFLAHLSTQVLGNNEDIQLYRLEYYLKDILMPVIPYRTTFNFIMFVTKGSMKQYLENKEYEVNENEIIFIKQGTITATVEMSDDIEGFFLAYENHILSELELPKYKSSIFLMSPYLSLDAVTFQTIHQLLFLMEQEIFLNSLEINEIIIAMLHVVLLKLLNIDYKKIPSTTTRPMELSLQFKDLLFKHHIEEKKVTFYADKLFVTENYLNKCVKDITQKKPKQWINETDINYSKALLHSSKRISEIAFELNFQTASHFTQLFKKVAGITPKEYREQIWNSQCTKNPVF
- a CDS encoding urease accessory protein UreF; this translates as MKQEFLASLLHISDPTLPIGAYTHSNGLETYIQNGIVNNKQTAQEFVENMMKYNLKYNDGAFVKLAYEATQNSDLNEILKLDEECSALKAPKEIRQASQKLGLRLIKIFKRRVESEFVEEYERNIKQNIAYSNYAIVFGIYTSLLQIPLYEALFAFYYTSASGIVTNAVKLVPLGQLDGQDLMFDLYETISQTAKETIELDREYVGLCNTSFDIRCMQHERLYSRLYMS
- a CDS encoding urease accessory protein UreD, with amino-acid sequence MECRLDIVAGYKEGKSFVKNLYVGKPFRVVSVGQRKLDNKLYQMTMTSSPGILNGDEYILNIDVEDNAALQLQSQSYQRLFNMDDEATQKLTINIHNNASFAYVPYPVVPHENSNFKSSAAITIGENSQIIISEIITCGRKHSGEVFKLKRFQNLTEIYHQNKLVVKDNVLIQPDLIPISSIGILENYTHQGSFIFFSTKPETDKVALVETLLEIAKKHTNVEIGISVLDGNGFVIRALSQGGEAMYNYFLVAQDLLWEL
- the ureC gene encoding urease subunit alpha → MSLEVDRKQYANILGPTTGDKVRLGDTNLIIEIEKDFGHYGDESIFGGGKTVRDGMGQNSTKLRAEGVLDLCITRAIIIDHWGIVKADIGIKDGKIVGIGKAGNPDTMDGITEGMIIGASTEVHNGAGMIVTAGGIDTHIHYISPQQINTSLFSGITTMIGGGTGPNDGSNATTVTPGKFNIQKMMEATESFPMNFGFFGKGNCATVEPIEEQIEAGALGVKIHEDWGATPSTIDAALKVADKYDVQVAIHTDTLNEGGFLEDTMEAINGRVIHTFHTEGAGGGHAPDIIKSAMYPNVLPASTNPTRPYSVNTIDEHLDMLMVCHHLSKNIPEDVAFADSRIRPETIAAEDILHDMGVFSIMSSDSQAMGRPGEVISRTWQTASKMKDQRGEIAEDKGHDNDNFRAKRYIAKYTINPAIAHGISDYIGSVEVGKIADLVIWKPAMFGVKPEMILKGGFIAGSKMGDPNGSIPTPQPVIYRNMFGSFGKAVQKTNITFVSQASIDNGTIDSYNLNRVFLPVKNCRNIGKKDLIHNDKTPNIEVNAENYKVYVDGEYITCEPSEVVPLAQLYYLF
- a CDS encoding urease accessory protein UreE, with product MIINERIGSVAEQSILQSIDYLDLDWYETTKRIQRKRTRGGKDVAIKFLKDKQRLHDGDILFIDDETAIVVNVLETKTIVLSPQSILEMSALCHEIGNKHLPLYNENDLLLMPFELTIFRWLESSGYNPKVQDLKLLHLLNANVDHHRETKVGGSMSTKNLKIKLS
- the porW gene encoding type IX secretion system periplasmic lipoprotein PorW/SprE, coding for MTSWFNGVFNAEDELEKKNTELQTNYVENYSKILPVGIEYFSVSDSANLGGFNTPNFGIGGGNRNNQDKVEKPVGFAAVEAKASKAIEKHSMLIKGKENNPLMGRAYLLIGKSLFYQKKYFEALDALNYVVKNFKDSKYAQEAHVYKTVAEIKGGNYFDGAETLQKLYENDPYKSKELKTMIARTYAQFLIDQKKYEEALDPLQKAEYFSTNKDERVRIFYTLGQVFSKLGKQQEAGEAFTQVYKMKPGFDMEIKSQLAIAANFDPKINNYGNYKQNLLDIANKGIYTSKKNELYYGISEMAFRADKMDDAVEYAKLSLKEPMSDPYIRGRAFENYGDIKFKQNDYVYASAYYDSAQTSYNLPEDQTRIQKRNDVLKKLMEKHYLVQKNDSILKLAALPKEDQSKFFTDYIEKLKKKEEKQAIEEQKEMETFQLENKTASFTTSFNNADKGKFYFYNQNLKSTGQQEFQRIWGGISLKDNWRNSNAISTAIEDKQNELTGQIAAGDPRRFELDYYLDQIPTSQKALNDLKVVRDTTQLSLGTGYFDIFNNAELAGKELKALVASPPKSDDVLLKATYQLYRIYKNRDQKLEDEYKNIILTKYPNTIYAGYILNPEVEYITAETKEALEAYKVAYALYQDKKYDDVKKKVQEAIVKFPTEIIVAKFALLNAYAIKQTGKDSDFEQALEIVITAYDGTEEAKQAKRLLDKLRNPKKNVEEPEATSPKAPKQLDRNENINIKEDTKAKTAK